In the genome of Pseudomonas sp. LBUM920, one region contains:
- a CDS encoding LysR family transcriptional regulator, which produces MDRFNAMRVFTRIVELGGFAKAADSLELPRASVTILIKQLEAHLGVQLLQRTTRQVSPTLDGAAYYQRCVSLLADLEETEAVFATRGSPRGTLRVDMPSGIGRFLVIPALPEFSARYPNIDLEIGLNDRPVDLIREGVDCVLRGGLALDDSLVARPLAMMDQVTCASPAYLQRFGVPANLEALAGHQVVEYFSSSSGKRYGLEFQVGQALRLVDLPKQVAVNSADGYLAACEAGYGLVQTPYYHVMQQLQAGSLVEVLGAIKPPRLALTALYPPHRQLSPRVRVLVDWLVELCARPGNGLQRQA; this is translated from the coding sequence TTGGACCGATTTAACGCCATGCGGGTGTTTACCCGAATCGTCGAACTGGGTGGCTTTGCCAAGGCCGCCGACAGCCTGGAACTGCCACGCGCCTCGGTCACTATCCTGATCAAGCAACTGGAAGCGCACCTGGGCGTGCAGTTGCTGCAGCGCACCACCCGGCAAGTCAGCCCGACGCTGGATGGCGCCGCGTACTACCAGCGCTGCGTCAGCTTGCTGGCAGACCTTGAAGAGACCGAAGCGGTGTTCGCTACCCGAGGCAGCCCGCGTGGCACATTACGCGTCGATATGCCCTCGGGCATCGGCCGATTTCTGGTCATACCCGCGCTGCCGGAATTTTCCGCTCGCTACCCGAACATCGACCTGGAAATCGGCCTCAACGACCGCCCGGTCGACCTGATTCGCGAGGGTGTGGACTGCGTGCTGCGCGGTGGCCTGGCGCTGGACGACTCGCTGGTGGCGCGTCCGCTGGCAATGATGGATCAGGTGACCTGTGCCAGCCCCGCGTACCTGCAGCGTTTCGGCGTGCCCGCCAACCTTGAAGCGCTGGCCGGCCACCAGGTCGTGGAATACTTCTCCAGCAGCAGTGGCAAGCGCTATGGCCTGGAGTTTCAAGTAGGGCAGGCGCTGCGCCTGGTGGACCTGCCCAAGCAGGTTGCCGTCAACAGTGCCGATGGTTACCTCGCCGCCTGCGAAGCGGGCTATGGCCTGGTGCAAACGCCTTATTACCACGTCATGCAGCAACTGCAGGCCGGCAGCCTGGTGGAGGTGCTGGGGGCGATCAAGCCGCCGCGATTAGCGCTGACGGCGCTGTACCCGCCGCACCGCCAGCTGTCACCCCGGGTGCGGGTATTGGTCGATTGGCTGGTGGAGCTGTGCGCGCGGCCGGGCAAT
- a CDS encoding D-2-hydroxyacid dehydrogenase family protein, with product MSVQIAVIDDWQDVASGVVDWSVLQSVGQVHFLHDYPADTAWMIERLKGFEVICVMRERSTFDRALLEGLPRLKLLVTGGMRNAAIDIAAAKALGIQVCGTDSYKQAAPELTWALIMASTRNLLVEANAVRDGGWQVGLGGDLYGKTLGILGLGSIGQKVAQFAQVFGMRVIAWSENLTPERAAESGVTWVSKRELFEQADILTVHLVLSDRSRGLVDAQALGWMKPTARLVNTARGPIVDEQALVQALSTGRLAGAALDVYSQEPLPAEHPFRRLPNVLATPHVGYVSEQNYRQFYQQMIEAIQAWAGGMPIRVLG from the coding sequence ATGTCGGTACAGATCGCAGTCATTGATGATTGGCAGGATGTAGCCAGTGGCGTGGTGGATTGGTCGGTGCTGCAGTCGGTGGGCCAGGTGCATTTCCTGCACGACTACCCGGCGGACACTGCGTGGATGATTGAGCGCTTGAAGGGCTTTGAAGTGATTTGCGTGATGCGCGAACGCTCGACCTTCGACAGGGCTCTGTTGGAGGGCCTGCCCCGGCTGAAATTGCTGGTGACCGGCGGCATGCGCAATGCCGCCATCGACATTGCGGCGGCCAAGGCCTTGGGAATCCAGGTGTGCGGCACCGACAGTTATAAGCAGGCGGCGCCGGAATTGACCTGGGCACTGATCATGGCCTCGACCCGCAACCTGTTGGTCGAGGCCAATGCGGTGCGCGACGGCGGCTGGCAGGTTGGCCTGGGCGGTGATCTGTATGGCAAGACCCTGGGAATCCTGGGCCTGGGCAGCATTGGCCAGAAGGTCGCGCAATTTGCCCAGGTGTTCGGCATGCGCGTGATTGCCTGGAGTGAAAACCTCACGCCAGAACGTGCGGCCGAGTCGGGAGTGACCTGGGTCAGCAAGCGTGAGCTGTTTGAACAGGCCGACATCCTGACTGTGCATCTGGTACTCAGCGATCGCAGCCGTGGCCTGGTGGATGCCCAGGCGCTGGGCTGGATGAAGCCGACCGCACGGCTGGTGAATACGGCGCGCGGGCCGATCGTGGACGAACAGGCACTGGTGCAGGCCTTGTCCACCGGACGCCTGGCTGGGGCGGCGCTGGACGTGTATAGCCAAGAGCCACTGCCTGCGGAGCATCCGTTTCGGCGCTTGCCCAATGTATTGGCCACGCCACATGTGGGTTACGTGAGCGAGCAGAATTACCGGCAGTTCTACCAGCAGATGATCGAGGCTATCCAGGCCTGGGCCGGCGGCATGCCCATTCGCGTGCTCGGGTAG
- a CDS encoding aldo/keto reductase has protein sequence MHTRQLGKNGPHVCAIGLGCMGMTDFYTTGTDTQEAIATLHRALELGVTLLDTADMYGPHTNEALIGKAIAGKRDQVFLASKFGFVRDPANPSARGVNGRPEYIREAIDGTLKRLGIETLDLYYQHRVDPDVAIEESVGAMAELVKQGKVRYLGLSEASAASLERAHKVHPISALQSEYSLWSRDQEDNGCLAACQRLGIAFVPYSPLGRGFLTGALKSPEDFAADDYRRSSPRFQGENFAKNLLLVEQVKALAAQKGVTAGQLALAWVLAQGDYLIPIPGTKQRKYLEENVAALDISLSPAELAALTSIFPAGATAGLRYTEASMGLVNK, from the coding sequence ATGCATACTCGCCAACTCGGCAAAAACGGCCCTCACGTCTGCGCCATCGGCCTGGGCTGCATGGGCATGACTGATTTCTACACCACCGGCACCGATACCCAGGAAGCGATTGCAACCTTGCACCGCGCCCTGGAGTTGGGCGTCACGTTGCTCGACACCGCCGACATGTATGGCCCGCACACCAATGAGGCACTGATCGGCAAAGCCATCGCCGGCAAACGCGACCAAGTGTTTCTGGCGAGCAAATTCGGCTTTGTGCGTGACCCGGCCAACCCGTCGGCACGCGGTGTGAATGGCCGCCCCGAGTACATTCGCGAGGCCATTGACGGCACTTTGAAACGTCTGGGCATCGAAACGCTGGACCTGTATTACCAGCACCGCGTTGATCCCGACGTGGCAATCGAAGAAAGCGTCGGCGCGATGGCCGAGCTGGTCAAGCAAGGCAAGGTGCGTTACCTGGGCCTGAGTGAAGCCTCCGCGGCCAGCCTGGAGCGCGCGCACAAGGTGCACCCGATCAGCGCCCTGCAAAGTGAATATTCGCTGTGGAGCCGCGACCAGGAAGACAACGGTTGCCTGGCCGCCTGCCAGCGCCTGGGCATCGCCTTTGTGCCTTACAGCCCGCTGGGGCGCGGGTTTCTCACCGGCGCGCTGAAAAGTCCGGAGGATTTCGCCGCCGACGACTACCGCCGCTCCAGCCCGCGCTTTCAAGGTGAGAACTTTGCCAAAAACCTGCTGCTGGTGGAGCAAGTGAAAGCGCTGGCTGCGCAAAAAGGCGTGACAGCCGGGCAATTGGCGCTGGCCTGGGTGCTGGCGCAGGGTGATTACCTGATCCCGATTCCGGGCACCAAGCAGCGCAAATACCTGGAAGAAAACGTGGCGGCCCTGGACATCAGCTTGAGCCCTGCCGAATTGGCGGCGCTGACGTCGATCTTTCCGGCGGGCGCTACCGCGGGTTTGCGCTACACCGAAGCGTCAATGGGCCTGGTGAATAAATAG
- a CDS encoding YqaA family protein, whose protein sequence is MLTGYLGLFFAAFGAATLLPLQSEAVLVGLLISGHYSLWWLLALATVGNVLGSVVNWWLGRSVERFKGRRWFPVSPRHLEKARAHYQRWGHWSLLLSWLPIIGDPLTLVAGVMREPFWRFLLLVSVAKGARYAVLALVTLSQLTHR, encoded by the coding sequence GTGCTCACCGGTTACCTGGGCCTTTTCTTCGCCGCCTTCGGGGCCGCCACGCTGTTGCCGTTGCAATCGGAAGCAGTGCTGGTGGGCCTGTTGATCAGCGGCCATTACAGCCTGTGGTGGCTGCTCGCGCTTGCCACCGTTGGCAACGTATTGGGCTCGGTGGTGAATTGGTGGCTGGGGCGCTCGGTCGAGCGTTTCAAGGGACGGCGCTGGTTTCCGGTCAGCCCGCGGCACCTGGAAAAGGCCCGCGCGCACTACCAGCGCTGGGGGCATTGGTCGTTGTTGCTCAGTTGGCTGCCGATTATCGGCGACCCGCTGACCCTGGTGGCCGGCGTCATGCGTGAGCCGTTCTGGCGCTTCCTGCTGCTGGTCAGCGTGGCCAAGGGCGCGCGATACGCGGTGCTGGCGCTCGTGACGCTGAGCCAGCTCACGCACCGGTAG
- a CDS encoding methyl-accepting chemotaxis protein codes for MPPLRSIQTRYTLFLVLFVLVLFVLTVVGIGQLVAPKLRHTEEQVVLNRIAEVAEQIQGELNKVQAQQRSITQTIPLLDSDAIDKVLPGLVDQYGELKVFGGGIWPLPNQRTPGRNKHSTFWHRDASGKLAVNTFWNSDAAPNYYDQSWYKGGLASPRGQCAWAAAYKDDASQEPRTNCAMAIQRDGAAYGVATIDVTLGFFNDLVASKEKDIGGQMLIVEGDGKIISNSTRISGPVVLKNISELAGTSAFAAQVSKALAHRDQAQRAEFDNQGVASTFYMRPIEGTPWFLATALPTSLITAQRDDVLGSLALLQIPMVLLLVLLAFYAIRQLVQRMKSLSINIDALSAGDADLTRRITIRAEDEMGAIGHSVNRFIIYLQNMIGEVTLATGAMSTGLEQLQQTSAHTNRILVRHASETDQTVTAITEMSSTADTVAQNAAETASFTQRANEHADRSRVVVGEASTSVSALIGEVASATHTVENMRQDAARITETLGVIGAIAGQTNLLALNAAIEAARAGEQGRGFAVVADEVRALAARTQASTSQINEMLARLTTGVSSSVTAMENTQASCQSAADATARVNTGLDEMAGSVSHINNLSTQIATAAEQQSAVTEEINRSMVQIRHMVEELVESGHATETNTQSLLDANGRVIALMSRFKVR; via the coding sequence ATGCCCCCACTGCGCTCCATCCAAACTCGCTACACCCTGTTTCTGGTGCTGTTCGTCCTGGTGTTATTTGTGTTGACGGTGGTGGGGATCGGCCAGTTGGTCGCGCCCAAGCTGCGGCACACTGAAGAACAGGTGGTGCTCAACCGCATCGCGGAAGTAGCCGAACAGATTCAGGGCGAACTGAACAAGGTTCAGGCCCAGCAACGCAGCATCACCCAGACCATCCCCCTGCTCGACAGCGATGCCATCGACAAAGTCCTGCCCGGCCTGGTGGACCAGTACGGCGAGCTGAAAGTCTTCGGCGGCGGCATCTGGCCATTGCCGAATCAGCGCACGCCGGGGCGCAACAAGCACAGCACGTTCTGGCACCGCGATGCGTCGGGCAAGCTGGCAGTCAATACCTTCTGGAACAGCGACGCGGCGCCCAATTACTACGACCAGAGCTGGTACAAAGGCGGTCTCGCCTCACCGCGTGGCCAGTGCGCCTGGGCGGCGGCTTACAAAGACGACGCCAGCCAGGAGCCGCGCACCAACTGCGCCATGGCCATCCAGCGCGACGGTGCCGCCTACGGCGTTGCCACCATTGACGTGACCCTGGGTTTCTTCAATGACCTGGTGGCCAGCAAAGAGAAAGACATCGGCGGGCAGATGCTGATCGTCGAGGGCGACGGCAAGATCATCAGCAACAGCACGCGCATCAGCGGCCCGGTGGTGTTGAAAAACATCAGCGAATTGGCTGGCACCTCGGCGTTTGCCGCTCAGGTCAGCAAGGCCCTCGCCCACCGCGACCAGGCCCAGCGCGCCGAATTCGACAACCAGGGCGTGGCCAGCACCTTTTACATGCGCCCGATCGAGGGCACGCCGTGGTTCCTGGCTACCGCCCTGCCGACCTCGCTGATCACCGCTCAGCGTGATGATGTGCTCGGCAGCCTGGCCCTGTTGCAAATTCCCATGGTGTTGCTGCTGGTGCTGCTGGCGTTCTATGCCATCCGCCAACTGGTGCAGCGCATGAAGTCGCTGAGCATCAATATCGACGCGCTGTCTGCCGGCGATGCCGACCTGACACGCCGCATCACCATCCGTGCCGAAGATGAAATGGGTGCTATCGGCCATTCGGTCAACCGCTTCATCATCTATCTGCAAAACATGATCGGTGAAGTGACCCTGGCCACGGGCGCCATGTCGACGGGGCTTGAACAATTGCAGCAGACCTCGGCGCACACCAACCGGATTCTGGTGCGGCATGCCTCGGAGACCGATCAAACGGTCACGGCCATCACCGAAATGAGCTCCACTGCCGACACCGTGGCGCAGAACGCCGCTGAAACCGCCTCCTTCACCCAGCGCGCCAACGAACACGCGGACCGCTCACGGGTGGTGGTCGGAGAAGCGTCCACCAGCGTCAGCGCGTTGATCGGCGAAGTGGCCAGCGCCACCCACACCGTGGAAAACATGCGCCAGGACGCTGCTCGCATCACCGAAACCCTTGGCGTGATCGGCGCAATTGCCGGCCAGACCAACCTTCTGGCGTTGAACGCTGCGATTGAAGCGGCGCGGGCCGGTGAGCAAGGCCGTGGTTTTGCGGTGGTGGCCGACGAAGTCCGGGCGCTGGCGGCACGCACCCAGGCCAGCACCTCGCAGATCAACGAAATGCTCGCACGCCTGACCACCGGGGTCAGTTCGTCGGTGACCGCCATGGAAAACACCCAGGCCAGTTGCCAGTCGGCCGCGGATGCAACCGCGCGAGTCAACACGGGCCTGGACGAGATGGCCGGCTCGGTCAGCCATATCAACAACCTCAGCACTCAAATCGCCACTGCCGCCGAGCAGCAAAGCGCGGTGACCGAGGAGATCAACCGCAGCATGGTGCAGATCCGACATATGGTCGAAGAACTGGTGGAAAGTGGCCACGCCACTGAAACCAATACACAAAGCCTGCTGGACGCCAATGGCCGAGTGATTGCGTTGATGAGTCGCTTCAAGGTGCGCTGA
- the glgA gene encoding glycogen synthase GlgA encodes MISAAVDTQGERFSQPVGGPTALADLPNTVRPIVSQNPNRKKVLFVTSEFADLVKTGGLGDVSAALPRAMAHLHDVRVLIPGYPQVMESDNPIHIIGELGGHAALPPCKIGRMDLKDGLVIYVLICPELYEREGTPYGANNGRDWPDNHIRFARLGLAAADMAANLAQIHWCPDLVHAHDWPAGLAPAYMHWRGSRTPTLFTIHNLAYQGVVSLASTPELGIPPHALQQEGMEFYGKMSFLKAGMAYSSHITTVSATYAQEITTPEFGCGLDGFLASKTQQGLLSGIPNGIDESWETSTDTHLTHNFNIGDWEGKAINAAHVRELFGLHDSTGPLFAVVSRLVYQKGLDLTEAVSSFIVENGGQIAIIGRGEPEEEHAMRELALRFPGQVGVRIGFNETDARRMFAGSDFLLMPSRYEPCGLSQMYAQRFGSLPVARNTGGLADTIENGVTGFLFNESTVESYKEALSRAFRVFANTGLLNAMRSRAMTQPFNWSQAVEPYAELYEQLVVKALGKSNK; translated from the coding sequence ATGATCAGTGCTGCAGTAGATACTCAGGGAGAGCGTTTTAGTCAGCCGGTAGGGGGGCCCACTGCGTTGGCCGACCTGCCCAACACTGTGCGGCCGATCGTGAGTCAGAACCCGAACCGAAAGAAAGTCCTGTTCGTCACCTCCGAATTCGCCGACCTGGTGAAAACCGGCGGCCTGGGCGACGTGTCCGCCGCCCTGCCCCGCGCCATGGCGCACCTGCACGACGTGCGCGTGTTGATTCCGGGTTATCCGCAAGTGATGGAAAGCGACAACCCGATCCATATCATCGGCGAACTGGGTGGCCATGCAGCGCTGCCGCCGTGCAAGATCGGGCGCATGGATCTCAAGGATGGTCTGGTCATCTATGTCCTGATCTGCCCCGAACTGTATGAGCGCGAAGGCACGCCATACGGCGCCAACAACGGGCGCGACTGGCCGGACAACCATATTCGCTTCGCACGCCTGGGCCTGGCCGCCGCCGACATGGCCGCCAACCTCGCACAGATCCACTGGTGCCCGGACCTGGTGCATGCCCATGACTGGCCAGCAGGCCTGGCACCGGCGTACATGCACTGGCGTGGTTCGCGTACGCCAACGCTGTTCACCATTCATAACCTCGCCTACCAAGGCGTGGTCAGCCTGGCTTCCACCCCTGAACTGGGGATTCCGCCGCATGCCCTGCAACAGGAAGGCATGGAGTTCTACGGCAAAATGTCGTTCCTCAAGGCCGGCATGGCGTATTCCAGCCATATCACCACCGTGAGCGCCACTTACGCCCAGGAAATCACCACGCCGGAATTCGGTTGCGGACTCGACGGCTTCCTGGCGAGCAAGACTCAACAAGGCCTGCTCAGTGGCATCCCCAACGGTATCGATGAAAGCTGGGAAACCTCCACTGACACGCACCTGACCCACAACTTCAACATTGGTGACTGGGAAGGCAAAGCCATCAACGCCGCCCATGTGCGCGAGTTGTTCGGCCTGCACGACTCCACCGGCCCGCTGTTTGCGGTGGTTTCGCGCCTGGTGTACCAAAAAGGCCTGGACCTCACCGAGGCGGTCAGCAGCTTTATCGTTGAGAACGGTGGCCAGATTGCCATCATCGGCCGAGGCGAACCTGAAGAAGAACACGCCATGCGTGAGCTGGCCCTGCGGTTCCCAGGCCAGGTGGGCGTGCGCATCGGCTTCAACGAAACCGATGCCCGCCGCATGTTCGCCGGCAGTGACTTCCTGTTGATGCCATCGCGCTATGAGCCCTGCGGCTTGAGCCAGATGTACGCCCAGCGCTTCGGCTCGCTGCCGGTGGCGCGCAATACCGGTGGCCTGGCCGACACCATTGAAAATGGCGTTACCGGGTTTCTGTTCAACGAATCCACGGTTGAAAGCTACAAGGAAGCGTTGAGCCGCGCCTTCAGGGTATTTGCCAATACCGGCCTGCTCAATGCGATGCGCAGCCGCGCCATGACGCAGCCGTTCAACTGGTCCCAGGCGGTGGAACCCTACGCCGAACTGTACGAACAGCTTGTGGTTAAAGCACTGGGGAAATCGAACAAATAA
- a CDS encoding DUF411 domain-containing protein yields the protein MKNPLRLALLSALLTSSLAQAAELIPIDVHRDANCGCCKKWISHLQSNGFKVNDHVEADMSAVKLRLGVAPRLGSCHTAVIDGKFVEGHVPAEQVLALRKRDDLLGIAAPGMPMGSPGMEMGGKSDGYQVIGLTREGKDVVVADYPAH from the coding sequence ATGAAAAACCCACTGCGACTGGCCCTGCTTTCAGCCCTGCTCACCTCCAGCCTGGCCCAGGCTGCCGAGCTGATCCCTATCGACGTACACCGCGACGCCAACTGCGGCTGCTGCAAAAAGTGGATCAGTCACCTGCAAAGCAACGGGTTCAAGGTCAACGACCATGTCGAAGCCGACATGAGTGCCGTCAAGCTGCGCCTGGGCGTGGCACCGCGCCTGGGCTCGTGCCACACCGCCGTGATCGACGGCAAATTCGTCGAAGGCCATGTGCCCGCCGAACAGGTGCTGGCGTTGCGCAAGCGCGACGACTTGCTCGGCATCGCGGCGCCGGGCATGCCCATGGGGTCACCGGGCATGGAGATGGGCGGCAAAAGCGACGGCTATCAGGTCATCGGCCTGACCCGTGAAGGCAAAGACGTGGTGGTGGCCGACTACCCGGCCCATTGA
- a CDS encoding SRPBCC family protein produces the protein MHAVEHSSRLERIIQERFIESPIDVVYDYVTQPDRWHEWHPTSLSADTGTTGSLPAGTRFTEVIDLLGVRVPMSYRVQIARHPTEFKTVFTSLAVDGAIHYFLQPHRGGTLFKRVLTYETELQLATLHERMVELSDIALDQLKHRLENAPFV, from the coding sequence ATGCACGCTGTCGAGCATTCGAGCCGCTTGGAGCGGATCATTCAGGAACGGTTTATCGAATCCCCCATTGATGTCGTTTACGACTACGTGACCCAGCCTGACCGCTGGCACGAGTGGCACCCCACTTCCCTCAGTGCCGACACCGGCACCACCGGCTCACTCCCGGCCGGCACCCGCTTTACCGAAGTCATCGACCTGCTGGGTGTGCGTGTGCCCATGAGTTATCGCGTGCAAATCGCCCGCCATCCAACTGAATTCAAGACTGTGTTCACTTCCCTGGCCGTGGACGGCGCCATTCACTATTTCTTGCAGCCCCATCGCGGTGGCACGCTGTTCAAGCGCGTATTGACCTACGAAACCGAGCTGCAACTGGCTACCTTGCATGAGCGCATGGTCGAGCTGTCCGACATTGCCCTGGACCAGCTCAAGCATCGGCTGGAAAACGCGCCCTTCGTATAA
- a CDS encoding alpha/beta fold hydrolase: MQAKRMFYLSGLLLAATLTGCATGKHDTYGPELQGFKYPYPVERFKFVSQGQTVQMGYMDVAPKGTPNGRSIVLMHGKNFCAATWEGSIKPLSDAGYRVVVPDQIGFCTSSKPDHYQYSFQQLAINTHQLLQKLGIQKATVLGHSAGGMLATRYALLYPQQTEQLVMVNPIGLEDWKALGVPYRTVDQWAQSESRLTYQSVRAYQQRHYYAGRWEPAFDRWVDMLVGLTNGSGHTEVVRNSAALYDMLFTQPVYYEFKNLQVPTLLLIGTEDTTALNSDLASPQVQAKIGNYKVLGKQVAQLIPRATLVEFDGLGHSPQVEDPERFNAALLQGLSAP; encoded by the coding sequence ATGCAAGCCAAGCGTATGTTCTATCTCAGCGGCCTGTTACTCGCCGCCACCCTTACCGGATGCGCCACCGGCAAACACGACACCTACGGTCCCGAGCTGCAGGGGTTCAAATACCCCTACCCGGTGGAACGGTTCAAATTCGTGTCTCAAGGCCAAACCGTGCAAATGGGGTACATGGACGTTGCGCCCAAAGGCACGCCCAATGGCCGCAGCATTGTGCTGATGCACGGCAAGAACTTCTGCGCCGCCACCTGGGAAGGCTCGATCAAACCGCTCAGCGATGCCGGTTATCGGGTGGTAGTGCCGGACCAGATCGGCTTTTGTACCTCCAGCAAGCCTGATCACTACCAATACAGCTTCCAGCAGCTGGCGATCAACACCCATCAATTGCTGCAAAAGCTTGGCATTCAAAAGGCCACGGTCCTGGGCCATTCCGCCGGCGGCATGCTTGCCACCCGCTACGCCTTGCTCTACCCACAGCAAACCGAGCAACTGGTGATGGTCAACCCCATCGGCCTGGAGGACTGGAAAGCCCTCGGTGTGCCATACCGTACCGTCGACCAGTGGGCTCAGTCAGAGAGCCGGCTGACCTACCAAAGCGTGCGCGCCTATCAACAGCGCCATTATTACGCGGGGCGCTGGGAACCGGCCTTCGACCGTTGGGTGGACATGCTGGTAGGGCTGACCAATGGCTCCGGCCACACGGAGGTGGTGCGCAATTCCGCCGCGCTGTACGACATGCTCTTCACCCAGCCGGTGTACTACGAGTTCAAAAACCTGCAGGTGCCGACGCTGCTGCTGATCGGCACCGAGGACACCACGGCCCTCAACAGTGACCTGGCGTCGCCGCAAGTGCAGGCGAAAATCGGCAACTACAAGGTGCTGGGCAAGCAGGTCGCCCAGTTGATACCGCGTGCCACGCTGGTGGAATTCGACGGCCTGGGCCACTCGCCGCAAGTGGAAGACCCTGAACGGTTCAACGCGGCGTTGCTGCAGGGCCTGAGCGCGCCCTGA
- a CDS encoding alpha/beta fold hydrolase: protein MTLIRSLCAASLLLSTAVPAFAATEGPAYGPELQGFKYPYPVEHFNFESQGKSLQMGYMDVPAQGKANGRAVVLMHGKNFCGATWDESIKALSGAGYRVIAPDQIGFCTSSKPDHYQYSFQQLALNTHQLLAKLGIQKATIVGHSTGGMLATRYALLYPAQTEQLALVNPIGLEDWKALGVPYRSVDQWYERELKLSADGIRQYELNTYYVGRWKPEYDRWVDMLAGLNKGPGHTQVAWNSALIYDMIFTQPVYYEFKDLQMPTLLLIGTSDTTAIGSDIAPPAVKARLGHYDVLGKQVAKLIPRATLVEFPGLGHAPQMEEPVKFNQTLLQGLNAL from the coding sequence ATGACGTTGATCCGCTCACTGTGCGCAGCCAGCCTGTTGCTGAGCACTGCCGTCCCCGCCTTCGCCGCCACTGAGGGCCCCGCCTATGGCCCCGAGCTGCAAGGCTTCAAGTACCCCTATCCCGTCGAGCATTTCAACTTTGAGTCCCAGGGCAAAAGCCTGCAGATGGGTTATATGGACGTGCCCGCCCAAGGCAAGGCCAACGGGCGCGCCGTGGTACTGATGCATGGCAAGAATTTTTGCGGCGCCACCTGGGATGAATCGATTAAAGCCTTGAGCGGCGCCGGTTACCGGGTGATCGCGCCCGACCAGATCGGCTTCTGCACGTCCAGCAAGCCCGACCACTACCAATACAGTTTCCAGCAACTGGCGCTCAACACCCACCAACTGCTGGCTAAACTCGGCATTCAAAAGGCCACCATCGTCGGCCACTCCACCGGCGGCATGCTTGCCACCCGCTACGCGCTGCTGTACCCGGCGCAGACCGAGCAGCTGGCGCTGGTCAACCCGATCGGCCTGGAAGACTGGAAAGCGCTGGGCGTGCCCTATCGCAGCGTTGACCAATGGTATGAACGCGAGCTGAAACTGAGCGCCGACGGCATTCGCCAGTATGAACTCAACACTTACTACGTCGGGCGCTGGAAGCCAGAGTACGACCGTTGGGTCGACATGCTCGCCGGCTTGAACAAAGGCCCGGGGCACACCCAGGTGGCATGGAACTCGGCGTTGATTTACGACATGATCTTCACCCAGCCGGTGTACTACGAGTTCAAGGATTTGCAGATGCCCACGCTGCTGCTGATCGGCACGTCCGATACCACCGCCATCGGCAGCGATATCGCGCCGCCGGCGGTCAAGGCCAGGCTCGGTCATTACGACGTGCTCGGCAAGCAAGTGGCCAAGTTGATCCCCCGCGCAACCCTGGTGGAATTCCCGGGCCTTGGGCACGCGCCGCAGATGGAAGAGCCAGTTAAGTTTAATCAGACGCTGTTGCAGGGGTTGAACGCCCTTTAA